A section of the Streptomyces sp. CG1 genome encodes:
- a CDS encoding aldo/keto reductase, producing the protein MRDGPVAALQSEYSLWTRGLERENLPAARELGVALVAFSPPSRGLPAGTLRSADALAADDIRREQPRFHGENLAADRRLVEHVRELAADAGCTSTQLDSEGPLPLGRGAVVRERDTSAAGLPMGRRHIPTLRATNTGARRGHDGRESCIPSRSTHVAARNPVRRPSGLLGRRRPRGGADQGLRRG; encoded by the coding sequence GTGCGCGACGGCCCGGTCGCGGCGCTGCAGAGCGAGTACTCGCTGTGGACGCGCGGCCTGGAGCGGGAGAATCTGCCCGCTGCCCGTGAACTCGGCGTCGCGCTGGTGGCATTCTCGCCACCGAGCCGCGGGCTCCCCGCGGGAACGCTGCGCTCGGCGGACGCCCTGGCCGCCGACGACATCCGGCGCGAGCAGCCCCGCTTCCACGGAGAGAACCTGGCGGCCGACCGTCGCCTGGTTGAGCACGTACGGGAACTCGCCGCCGATGCCGGCTGCACATCGACGCAGCTTGATTCTGAAGGGCCTCTGCCCTTGGGGAGAGGAGCCGTAGTCCGCGAGAGGGACACGTCCGCGGCGGGTCTCCCGATGGGCAGGCGGCATATACCCACCCTGAGAGCGACGAATACAGGGGCGCGCCGCGGCCACGATGGTCGGGAGTCCTGCATCCCTTCCAGGAGTACTCATGTCGCAGCCCGCAACCCTGTCCGACGGCCTTCGGGCCTCCTTGGGCGTCGCCGCCCGCGTGGAGGAGCTGACCAAGGTCTACGGCGAGGGTGA